In Acidimicrobiales bacterium, the DNA window TTGGCAGCCGTGAAGCCGTGGTGCACGGCATCCCAGTCGCCATGGTCGTTCTGGGTGTGGAAGCGGGTGATCCGCAGTCCGGCCGCGAACGCGACGGCCCGGCCCAGCTGCTCGGGCGTGGCGCCGGCGGCCAGCGCGCCGCAGATGTCCTCGACGATGGCAGCGGGATCGTCCCCGAGGATCGCCCACGCCAACCCGCTCACGCCGTCCCACGACCCCCGCCGCGCCTCGCCTTGGGCGGCGAGCGCGGGCAGCCGAGCTGCCGCCTCGGCGACCAGCCCGGCCAGGTCGTGCGGGTGACGCCACTGACCCTGTTCCTCAGACCGCCCGGCTCTCGCCGTCCCGGGTACCAGCGAGGCCAGCACGGCCGGCGCGTACTCCTCGCCGAGCATGCCCACCGCCTCGAACGCCTTGTTCGTGAAGTCGATCGTGTGTCCGCCGTCGAGGAAGACGTGGTCCGTCGCAGCCGCCGTCATCATGGCGGCCACGCCGGCCAGGGGGACCCCAGTTTCGAGCGCGGTGAGCAGCGTGCGCTCGGCGGCGTCGGTGTTGCGGCCGTCGATGAACCGGCGGTACCAGTGGGCCAGGCGCTCGGGCGCGACGCCCCGCGAGCCGAGCGGCCGCAGCGGGAAGCTGGGCGGCCGGCCTCGCGTGTCGCGGGACACGAACGCCAGCCCGTGCACGAGTGCCAAGGCCCGATCCTCGGCGTCGAGGTGGGGCGCCACGTTGGCCATGGCGACGAGCACGGTGAGCCCGGCGCCCCATCCCGCGTCTCGGTACGTGGTCCCGAAGTCGACGCCGGTGCGGACCAGCTCGGTCACGGGGACGCCCCCGTCGAGCAGCGACACGGTGGCCTTGGCAGTGACGAGGGTCAACCCCTGTTCGAGCCCCTCGGCCAGCCGCCGGCGGTGGCGGTCGGCCGGCTCGGGAGCGGCCCGCCCGCCGGTGCTGGCCGACGGGCCGTCCTCGACGACCACGACCACGCAGCCGTCCTCGATATCGACGGGATAGGCGCGGACGTCGTCGGCGAACAGGTTCATGGTGCCGCCGGACGACAGGTCGAAGCGGGCGTGGTGCCAGTGGCAGGTGAGGAGCCCGTTCTCCACCGTCCCCCGGTGCAGCGGGAACCCCATGTGCGGGCAGCGGTCGTCCAGCGCGTAGGCCCGTCCCTCGTGCCAGAAGACGCACACGGGCTGCGCGCCCGCCTTGCCGGTGAGGAAGCCGCGCGCCCGCAGGTCGTCGACGGTGCCCACGTTGACGCGCATCGTCGCCACCGTACGCCCGGTCGGTCGTCCGAGGCGACGGCGGGGCGACATGCGCGACCATGCGCGTCATGGCGACGCTCGTGACCTTCCACGCCCACCCTGACGACGAGGCGATCACGTGCGGCGGCACCATGGCGCGGGCAGCCGCCGAAGGCCACCGCGTCGTGCTGGTGGTGGCCACCCGCGGCGAGCTCGGTGAGGTGGAAGAGGGGTTGCTCGCGCCGGGAGTGACGCTCGCCGACCACCGCACGGTGGAGACCGAGGAGGCGGCCCGGATCCTCGGCGTCTCGCGCGTCGAGTTCCTCCCGTACCACGACTCG includes these proteins:
- a CDS encoding Rieske 2Fe-2S domain-containing protein, with amino-acid sequence MRVNVGTVDDLRARGFLTGKAGAQPVCVFWHEGRAYALDDRCPHMGFPLHRGTVENGLLTCHWHHARFDLSSGGTMNLFADDVRAYPVDIEDGCVVVVVEDGPSASTGGRAAPEPADRHRRRLAEGLEQGLTLVTAKATVSLLDGGVPVTELVRTGVDFGTTYRDAGWGAGLTVLVAMANVAPHLDAEDRALALVHGLAFVSRDTRGRPPSFPLRPLGSRGVAPERLAHWYRRFIDGRNTDAAERTLLTALETGVPLAGVAAMMTAAATDHVFLDGGHTIDFTNKAFEAVGMLGEEYAPAVLASLVPGTARAGRSEEQGQWRHPHDLAGLVAEAAARLPALAAQGEARRGSWDGVSGLAWAILGDDPAAIVEDICGALAAGATPEQLGRAVAFAAGLRITRFHTQNDHGDWDAVHHGFTAANALHQALVRAPSTDVLRGVLHGALRVYLDRFLNVPPARPPRPSGSVDLGDLQACWDTQGQVDEAGSIAYGWVVAGNDQRALVAALGKALLAEDAGFHWYQIYEAAVRQAAAWPPGSEEGALLLAGCARFLAAHTPTRRELAQVVRIASRLRRGETLFEEA